The following proteins are encoded in a genomic region of Triticum dicoccoides isolate Atlit2015 ecotype Zavitan chromosome 1B, WEW_v2.0, whole genome shotgun sequence:
- the LOC119309137 gene encoding transcription initiation factor IIB-like — MYTSTCSAADERVYCPECRRATEVVLDHGTGDTICTECALVLDAHYIDEGSEWRNFADDGGGEDRDPSRVGASGDPFLAAKLSTVIDSYYKPKKSSATGVAANAPPRMSVPDAEAASDKTLVDGFRGIADMADRLGLVATIRDLAKETFKKLDEAKGCPRGRKRDSVYAACLYIACRNLGMPRTYKELASVTAGGVAAKKDVGKMATHIKKLLGEEDGQVMDIGVVSASDYLRLFCSRLGLGNQEVRDAQEAVRRVEEGLDVRRNPESVAAAIIYMVVQRAGASRSAKDVSVATGVAEGTIKEAHKDLAPHAQMLFG; from the coding sequence atGTACACCAGCACCTGCTCTGCGGCGGACGAGCGCGTGTACTGCCCGGAGTGCCGCCGCGCGACGGAGGTTGTCCTGGACCACGGCACCGGCGACACCATCTGCACAGAGTGTGCGCTCGTCCTCGACGCGCACTACATCGACGAGGGTTCCGAGTGGCGCAACTTcgccgacgacggcggcggcgaggaccgCGACCCCAGCCGCGTCGGCGCCTCCGGCGACCCCTTCCTCGCCGCCAAGCTCTCCACCGTCATCGACTCCTACTACAAGCCCAAAAAGTCCTCCGCCACCGGCGTGGCGGCCAACGCCCCTCCGAGGATGTCGGTGCCGGACGCGGAGGCGGCCTCCGATAAGACCCTCGTCGACGGCTTCCGCGGCATCGCCGACATGGCCGACCGGCTCGGCCTCGTGGCCACCATCCGGGACCTGGCCAAGGAGACGTTCAAGAAGCTGGACGAGGCCAAGGGCTGCCCGCGCGGCCGGAAGCGGGACTCCGTCTACGCCGCCTGCCTCTACATCGCCTGCCGCAACCTCGGCATGCCGCGCACGTACAAGGAGCTCGCCTCCGTCACCGCCGGCGGCGTGGCTGCCAAGAAGGACGTCGGCAAGATGGCGACGCACATCAAGAAGCTCCTCGGGGAGGAGGACGGCCAGGTGATGGACATCGGCGTCGTGAGCGCCTCCGACTACCTGCGCCTCTTCTGCTCCCGGCTCGGCCTGGGCAACCAGGAGGTGCGCGACGCGCAGGAGGCCGTGCGGAGGGTCGAGGAAGGGCTCGACGTGCGCCGCAACCCGGAGTCGGTCGCCGCCGCCATCATCTACATGGTCGTGCAGCGTGCCGGCGCCAGCAGGTCCGCCAAGGACGTGTCCGTCGCCACCGGCGTTGCCGAGGGCACCATCAAGGAGGCGCACAAGGACCTCGCCCCGCACGCCCAGATGCTCTTCGGCTGA
- the LOC119348878 gene encoding actin-related protein 6 gives MTAGSRVVVIDNGGGLLKAGFGGDKDPIAVVPNCIAKSPGSNANSKKWLAADQLQAQDVDVTGMTLRRPIDRGYLINTEVQREVWERVLRSLLQVDPTNSSLLLVEPQFNPPGLQHATDELVFEEFGFNSLCVADAPSLVHLYEASRQPSLFHTQCSLVVDCGFSFTHASPVLQNFTLNYAVRRMDLGGKALTNYLKELVSYRSLNVMDETLLIDDAKEKLCFVSLDVPRDLRLASLSFKDNPFRCSYILPDGITYKKGFVKDLDEARRYCSLPVEGELDKKDGDSGIDKDRKKPELSQNEFALTNERFLVPEMLFHPIDLGMNQAGLAECIVRAAQACHPYIQPVLYQSIILTGGSTLFPRFAERLQRELRPLVPEEYQVKIISQENPILGVWRGGSVLASSPDFESMCVTKSEYEEMGSARCRRRFFH, from the exons ATGACGGCTGGATCACGTGTGGTGGTGATAGACAATGGGGGTGGTCTTCTGAAGGCTGGTTTTGGCGGGGACAAGGATCCAATTGCTGTCGTACCGAACTGCATAGCAAAGTCTCCTGGTTCCAATGCAAATTCGAAGAAATGGCTAGCGGCTGACCAGCTGCAGGCACAAGATGTTGATGTGACTGGTATGACGTTGAGGCGTCCTATTGACCGTGGCTACCTTATCAATACAGAGGTGCAGCGGGAGGTGTGGGAACGGGTCCTGCGCAGCCTGCTCCAGGTGGATCCGACAAACTCATCCTTGTTACTGGTGGAGCCACAGTTCAACCCTCCAGGACTGCAGCATGCTACCGATGAACTTGTGTTCGAGGAGTTTGGCTTCAACTCTCTTTGTGTTGCAGACGCTCCTTCCCTTGTCCACCTTTACGAGGCCAGCCGCCAGCCGTCGCTCTTTCATACTCAATGCAGTCTTGTTGTGGACTGCGGCTTCTCCTTCACCCACGCGTCCCCTGTCCTTCAGAACTTTACGCTGAATTATGCTGTACGGCGTATGGACCTTGGTGGCAAGGCCCTCACAAACTATCTCAAGGAGCTTGTTTCGTACCGGTCCCTTAATGTCATGGATGAGACCCTCCTCATTGATGACGCAAAGGAAAAGCTATGCTTTGTATCCCTTGATGTCCCTCGTGATCTTCGCCTTGCCAG TTTATCATTCAAAGACAACCCATTTAGATGTTCTTACATTCTCCCTGATGGCATAACATACAAGAAAGGGTTTGTCAAAGACTTGGATGAAGCACGTCGATACTGTTCTCTGCCCGTTGAAGGAGAATTAGATAAAAAGGATGGTGACAGTGGCATAGACAAGGATCGAAAAAAACCTGAACTAAGTCAAAAT GAATTTGCCTTGACCAATGAGAGGTTCCTTGTCCCAGAGATGCTTTTTCATCCAATTGATCTGG GCATGAATCAGGCGGGCCTTGCTGAGTGTATTGTTCGGGCTGCACAAGCCTGTCATCCGTATATTCAACCTGTGCTTTATCAGAG CATCATCTTGACAGGCGGAAGCACGTTGTTCCCTCGGTTCGCTGAAAGATT GCAGAGAGAACTTCGACCTCTTGTGCCCGAGGAGTACCAGGTGAAGATAATTTCTCAAGAGAA CCCAATTCTTGGTGTCTGGAGAGGAGGATCTGTCCTGGCGTCCAGCCCCGATTTCGAGTCGATGTGCGTAACAAAATCGGAGTACGAGGAGATGGGGTCGGCACGGTGCCGCCGAAGATTTTTCCATTGA